In Marivirga salinae, a single window of DNA contains:
- the tamL gene encoding translocation and assembly module lipoprotein TamL: protein MSIKVIKSFLLVSILFFTSCVGTSYLKKDEKLLYKQKIKGNENISSDRLDDLYTQKANKRILLLPISPYVAFYEVGKQYYDKEEIEQKLEDVQQTLSQKIELARENEKFGRATRLERKLNNKSDKLNTKLKDGNILMRWGEPLAIYDSTATERTEDQIQLFLESKGFFDAEVDYVLKEKGYKDRRVIVTYHIEENKSYVIDTVFYDVGDDKVMMSVLIGGARNSLVKAGNTYDQSKLTQERERIETLMKNNGYYTFSRQFVEFNVFRDPDTTSLALEILINKPQDGQNHKRYTLDEVNFTTDVNTQIGGVKRTVEKFNSINYSYYEHTYKKRILDQRVFLRPGEFYSLEKTLNTQRQLANLDMFRFVNIKYDTAGGDFVANIFTSPLEKYQLSNEVGVNVNVTFGLPGPFYNVSLKNRNPFGGIEVMELSGRLGVEGVASLSDETNVTTATEARANLSFTFPHFLFPFGTQLKSRFALLNPKTKTGLGFNYTKRPEFERSNLNASYGYSWQNKMRWMFDLTITDVNLIESDLEKNFRDALEEQATFGRQLSRSFLPSFVSSSSINISKNFNNYGQANSRASFIKFFAETGGNLLNVNAISKNINDDSLAYFQFLKASVDYRTYIPYGRESTFAYRFHVGVAKPYGEFSRGLLPYEKYYFAGGSNSIRAWAPRRLGPGSFVETDEEGNFIYNFERPGEIILETSIEVRRNLISFLDGALFLDAGNVWSFSENDEPGSDFQLDSFFNEIAVGTGFGLRIDFSFLIMRFDLAFKLYDPARDPGERWTIDEWNLGTRDNYGPALNIGIGYPF, encoded by the coding sequence TTGAGTATAAAAGTAATAAAATCCTTTCTGCTGGTCAGTATCCTGTTTTTCACTTCTTGTGTTGGCACGAGCTATTTGAAAAAAGATGAAAAACTTCTCTATAAACAGAAGATTAAAGGTAATGAAAATATTTCTTCTGATAGATTAGACGATCTATATACCCAAAAAGCAAATAAAAGAATTCTTCTTTTGCCAATATCTCCTTATGTAGCTTTTTATGAGGTAGGGAAACAATACTATGATAAAGAAGAGATAGAACAAAAATTAGAAGATGTTCAACAGACTTTATCTCAGAAAATAGAACTTGCGAGAGAGAATGAAAAATTTGGTAGAGCCACAAGGCTTGAAAGAAAATTAAATAATAAATCCGATAAGCTTAATACCAAATTAAAAGATGGTAATATTTTGATGCGTTGGGGTGAGCCCTTAGCCATTTATGATTCTACTGCAACCGAAAGAACCGAAGATCAAATTCAGCTCTTTTTAGAATCCAAAGGATTTTTCGATGCGGAAGTTGATTATGTGCTCAAAGAAAAGGGCTATAAAGATAGGAGGGTGATTGTAACTTATCATATTGAAGAAAATAAATCATATGTAATTGATACCGTTTTTTATGATGTAGGAGATGATAAAGTAATGATGAGTGTCCTCATTGGTGGTGCAAGAAACAGTTTGGTTAAGGCAGGTAATACTTATGATCAGAGTAAACTGACTCAGGAAAGGGAGAGAATAGAAACTTTAATGAAGAATAATGGCTACTATACTTTCTCCAGGCAATTTGTAGAATTTAATGTTTTTCGGGATCCAGACACCACTTCTTTAGCATTGGAAATCCTTATTAATAAACCCCAAGATGGCCAAAATCATAAACGATATACCTTGGATGAAGTGAATTTTACAACGGATGTTAATACTCAAATCGGTGGAGTTAAGAGGACGGTTGAAAAATTTAATTCTATTAATTATTCATATTACGAACATACCTATAAAAAGAGAATATTAGATCAGAGAGTATTCCTTCGCCCAGGAGAATTCTATAGCCTCGAGAAGACATTAAATACTCAACGTCAATTGGCTAATTTGGACATGTTTCGATTCGTGAACATAAAATATGATACAGCAGGAGGTGATTTTGTGGCCAATATTTTCACTAGTCCATTGGAAAAATATCAATTGAGCAATGAGGTTGGCGTCAATGTGAATGTAACTTTCGGTTTGCCAGGGCCTTTTTACAATGTGTCTTTAAAAAACAGGAATCCTTTTGGTGGTATTGAGGTAATGGAACTCTCAGGGCGTTTGGGGGTTGAAGGAGTAGCTAGTTTATCAGATGAAACAAATGTGACTACTGCCACCGAGGCAAGAGCTAATTTGTCTTTTACCTTCCCACACTTTCTATTTCCTTTTGGTACTCAACTTAAATCTCGATTTGCATTGTTAAACCCCAAAACCAAAACCGGTTTAGGATTTAATTATACTAAAAGACCGGAATTTGAGAGAAGTAATTTAAACGCCTCTTATGGGTATTCGTGGCAAAATAAAATGAGATGGATGTTTGATTTGACCATTACTGATGTCAATCTTATAGAGTCTGATTTAGAAAAGAATTTTAGAGATGCTTTAGAAGAGCAAGCTACCTTTGGAAGGCAGCTGAGTAGATCATTTCTGCCATCATTTGTTTCAAGCAGCTCTATCAACATTTCTAAAAATTTCAATAATTATGGCCAAGCTAACAGTAGGGCCAGTTTTATAAAATTCTTTGCTGAAACAGGAGGTAATTTATTAAATGTAAATGCCATTAGTAAAAACATAAATGATGATTCTTTAGCGTACTTTCAGTTTCTGAAAGCTTCAGTTGACTATAGGACTTATATTCCATATGGGCGGGAAAGTACATTTGCATATCGCTTTCATGTTGGGGTTGCTAAGCCTTATGGTGAATTTTCACGGGGTTTATTACCTTATGAAAAATATTATTTTGCAGGGGGTAGCAATAGTATTAGAGCATGGGCTCCAAGAAGGTTAGGGCCTGGCAGTTTTGTGGAAACAGATGAGGAAGGGAATTTTATATATAATTTTGAAAGACCGGGAGAAATTATTTTGGAAACTAGTATAGAAGTAAGGCGCAATTTGATCAGTTTTTTAGACGGTGCACTTTTTCTCGATGCGGGAAATGTTTGGTCTTTTTCTGAAAATGATGAGCCTGGTAGTGATTTTCAATTGGATAGTTTTTTTAATGAAATTGCAGTAGGAACAGGTTTTGGTTTGAGAATCGACTTTTCCTTTTTAATTATGCGTTTTGACCTAGCCTTTAAATTATATGATCCTGCAAGAGATCCAGGAGAGAGATGGACTATAGATGAATGGAACTTAGGAACTAGAGATAATTACGGGCCAGCATTAAATATTGGGATTGGTTACCCGTTTTGA
- a CDS encoding DUF4199 family protein, producing MKKDSIDYNGLIGGIMVFVGLVVYFLIMNAIGLVHNLELRALNIFIMGAGVFYSIKSIHKKNKAFDYFKGIGTGMFTAVSSSLAFAIFIFIYLLSNPEFLQEIKNVEPFGNYLNAFLISFIIIMEGAGSGFFLSYGVMQWYKKRTPEKFLKEQRENKASK from the coding sequence ATGAAGAAAGATTCAATTGATTATAACGGACTTATCGGAGGAATTATGGTTTTTGTTGGTCTTGTTGTTTATTTCTTGATTATGAATGCCATAGGATTAGTTCATAATTTAGAGCTTAGAGCTTTGAATATTTTTATTATGGGTGCTGGAGTTTTTTACTCTATCAAATCAATTCATAAAAAAAATAAGGCCTTCGATTATTTTAAAGGTATTGGTACCGGAATGTTTACAGCAGTGAGCTCATCATTGGCATTTGCCATATTCATTTTCATTTATTTATTATCGAACCCTGAATTCTTACAAGAAATAAAGAATGTAGAACCCTTTGGTAATTATTTAAACGCATTTCTTATCTCATTTATAATTATTATGGAAGGTGCTGGTTCAGGATTTTTCTTGAGTTATGGAGTGATGCAATGGTATAAAAAAAGAACTCCAGAAAAATTCTTGAAAGAACAAAGGGAAAATAAGGCGTCAAAGTAA
- the cmk gene encoding (d)CMP kinase produces the protein MRKIVIAIDGYSACGKSSTAKEVANLLGYSYIDSGAMYRAVTLYFHQNHITIDNPKEVAKAIENINISFIFNERKAYSETYLNGLNVEEEIRKMYISNQVSKVSSISEVRKNMVSQQRKLGKKKGVVMDGRDIGSNVFPNAELKIFMKADLAIRAERRQNELLEKNQLVPIPEIEENLLARDKMDSERKENPLIIPDDAYILDTSELTLPEQVEYVLQLATEKMIKYDG, from the coding sequence ATGAGAAAAATAGTTATTGCCATAGATGGATATTCAGCCTGCGGGAAAAGTAGCACAGCCAAAGAAGTGGCAAATCTGCTAGGCTACAGTTATATTGATTCAGGAGCTATGTACAGGGCAGTGACTTTGTATTTCCATCAAAACCATATCACAATAGACAATCCTAAGGAAGTTGCTAAAGCCATTGAAAATATTAATATTTCTTTCATTTTTAACGAAAGAAAGGCATACAGCGAAACTTATTTGAATGGCTTGAATGTTGAAGAGGAAATTCGAAAAATGTATATTTCAAATCAGGTAAGTAAAGTAAGTTCTATATCTGAGGTGAGAAAAAATATGGTAAGCCAACAACGAAAATTAGGAAAGAAGAAAGGGGTGGTAATGGATGGAAGAGATATTGGTTCGAATGTATTTCCTAATGCAGAATTAAAAATTTTCATGAAAGCTGATTTGGCTATTAGAGCCGAAAGAAGGCAAAATGAGTTACTGGAAAAAAATCAGTTAGTTCCAATTCCTGAAATAGAAGAAAACTTATTAGCACGTGATAAAATGGATTCGGAAAGAAAGGAGAATCCTTTGATAATCCCTGATGATGCTTATATTTTGGATACAAGCGAATTGACCTTGCCAGAACAGGTAGAATATGTTCTGCAATTGGCAACCGAAAAAATGATAAAATATGATGGGTAA
- a CDS encoding 4-hydroxy-3-methylbut-2-enyl diphosphate reductase, whose translation MMGKLKVTIDQDSGYCFGVEYAIRMAEDAMEESDKLYCLGDIVHNDMEVKRLYNKGLRVINYDDLKELHDCKVLIRAHGEPPETYRIAMENNIELIDASCPVVLKLQNRVKNAHDKMCTDKGQIVIYGKKGHAEVTGLDGQTNGNAIIVMDESDLEKIDFKRPVTLFSQTTKSTSGFYDLKEKIENRLKQAQADFKEEKSATFNANDSICRQVSNREPKLKEFSKLHDVVLFVSGKKSSNGKALYQVCKAQNPNSYFVENEEEVDSLWFEGQNSVGICGATSTPMWLMEKVKNYVENIEHESLLSC comes from the coding sequence ATGATGGGTAAATTGAAAGTAACCATAGACCAAGATTCAGGTTATTGCTTCGGTGTTGAATATGCTATTAGGATGGCAGAAGATGCGATGGAAGAATCCGATAAATTATATTGTTTGGGTGATATAGTCCATAACGATATGGAAGTAAAAAGACTTTATAATAAAGGATTAAGAGTCATCAATTATGATGATTTGAAAGAGCTTCATGATTGCAAAGTATTGATAAGAGCTCACGGAGAACCACCTGAGACCTATCGTATTGCTATGGAAAACAACATTGAACTCATTGATGCAAGTTGCCCTGTTGTTTTGAAATTACAAAATAGAGTGAAAAATGCGCATGATAAAATGTGCACAGATAAAGGACAGATTGTGATCTATGGTAAAAAAGGTCATGCAGAAGTGACGGGTTTAGACGGACAAACTAACGGAAATGCAATCATAGTCATGGATGAATCGGATCTTGAGAAAATAGATTTTAAAAGACCCGTTACTTTATTTAGTCAAACCACTAAAAGCACTTCTGGCTTTTATGATTTAAAAGAGAAGATCGAAAATAGATTAAAGCAGGCTCAAGCAGATTTTAAAGAAGAGAAATCAGCTACATTTAATGCAAATGATAGCATTTGTAGGCAAGTGTCCAATAGAGAGCCAAAACTAAAAGAATTTTCAAAGCTACACGATGTTGTTTTGTTTGTGAGTGGTAAGAAAAGCTCAAATGGAAAAGCATTGTATCAAGTATGTAAAGCCCAAAATCCGAACAGTTATTTTGTTGAAAATGAAGAGGAGGTAGATTCTCTTTGGTTTGAAGGTCAAAATTCAGTGGGGATATGCGGAGCAACATCAACCCCGATGTGGTTAATGGAGAAAGTAAAGAATTATGTGGAAAATATTGAACATGAAAGCCTACTAAGCTGTTAA
- a CDS encoding Na(+)-translocating NADH-quinone reductase subunit A, with translation MSHTIKLKKGFDINLAGKAEQKISSAPKPETFAIKPTDFPAITRPKLLVEEGDSVKAGTPLIYDKMAPDVLYCSPVSGEVAEIKRGDKRKLLELRILADKENEFVDFGKHSKSDLKSLDAEKAKETMLKSGVWPNIIQRPYGIVANPEDSPKAIFISAFDTHPLAPEYNFIYKEDEEAFEAGLEVIKKFTQGKVHINISEDKEMLKMFSQAEGVQINKFSGKHPSGNVGVQIHHIDPINKGDIAWTVKPYGVIQIGNLFLSGKYDASKKVALTGSEVSEPQYYQTYVGASIKNIIKDNISGDHVRYISGNPLTGERIDADGYLGYYDEQITVVPEGDFEELLGWIKPTTSKLSIHRAIGLLSFLNKKKEYVLDTNTNGEERAFVLTGEFEKVLPMDILPNYLFKAIMAEDYDEMEALGIFELVEEDVALCEFIDVSKHELQAILRKGINLMING, from the coding sequence ATGTCTCATACCATTAAACTTAAAAAAGGTTTTGATATCAACTTAGCTGGAAAAGCTGAACAAAAGATATCAAGTGCACCTAAACCAGAAACATTCGCAATCAAACCTACTGACTTTCCGGCTATTACACGGCCAAAGTTATTAGTAGAGGAAGGTGATTCTGTTAAAGCAGGAACTCCACTCATCTATGATAAGATGGCTCCAGATGTATTGTACTGCTCTCCAGTTAGCGGAGAAGTAGCCGAAATCAAAAGAGGAGATAAGCGAAAATTATTAGAATTAAGGATTTTAGCAGATAAGGAAAATGAATTTGTGGATTTTGGAAAGCATTCCAAATCTGACCTCAAATCATTGGATGCAGAGAAAGCTAAAGAAACTATGCTGAAAAGCGGTGTTTGGCCTAATATTATCCAAAGACCTTATGGTATAGTAGCTAATCCTGAAGATTCGCCTAAAGCAATCTTTATTTCCGCATTTGATACGCATCCTTTAGCTCCAGAATATAACTTCATTTATAAAGAAGATGAAGAAGCATTTGAAGCTGGTTTAGAAGTAATTAAAAAATTCACTCAAGGAAAAGTTCATATCAATATTTCTGAAGATAAAGAAATGTTGAAAATGTTCAGCCAAGCAGAAGGTGTTCAAATCAATAAATTTTCTGGTAAACACCCTTCAGGTAACGTAGGCGTTCAAATTCATCATATTGACCCTATCAATAAAGGTGATATCGCTTGGACAGTAAAACCTTATGGTGTTATCCAAATTGGTAATCTTTTCTTATCCGGAAAATATGATGCTTCTAAAAAAGTAGCTTTAACAGGATCAGAAGTAAGTGAGCCTCAATATTATCAAACTTATGTAGGTGCTTCAATCAAAAATATTATTAAAGATAATATTTCTGGAGACCATGTAAGATATATTTCAGGAAACCCATTAACTGGGGAACGAATTGATGCGGATGGTTATTTAGGGTATTATGATGAACAGATAACGGTTGTTCCTGAAGGTGATTTTGAAGAATTATTAGGATGGATCAAGCCTACCACTTCAAAACTAAGTATTCATAGGGCTATTGGTTTATTATCTTTCTTGAACAAAAAGAAAGAATATGTATTAGATACTAATACCAATGGAGAGGAAAGGGCATTTGTTTTGACTGGTGAGTTTGAAAAAGTTCTTCCAATGGATATATTGCCTAATTATTTATTTAAAGCTATAATGGCTGAAGACTATGATGAAATGGAAGCTTTAGGTATTTTCGAATTAGTGGAAGAGGATGTAGCATTATGTGAATTCATTGATGTTTCTAAACATGAGCTACAGGCCATCTTAAGAAAAGGAATCAATTTAATGATAAATGGATAA
- a CDS encoding NADH:ubiquinone reductase (Na(+)-transporting) subunit B, which produces MNPIQKFFDKIEPLFEKGGKYEKYYTLYEGHRTILFRPKLVTGKKGVQVRDANDLKRTMITVVIAMIPCLLFGIWNIGHQHFLAIGETATFIQKIGIGAIQAIPIIIVSYAVGLGTEFAVCVIRNHPVNEGYLVTGMLIALIMPPSIPLWQVALATIFAVIIAKEVFGGTGMNVLNVALTARAFLYFAYPTDISGEVWTYLGDATAVDGYSGATALAVAYDTALNGTGTVMESFSSFWAEGMYSFKNMFIGAIPGSIGETSTLMVLIGAAILIATGVGSWKIIFSVFAGAWLMGLGFNAVGYNAFMDMPAHYHLVIGGLAFGAVFMATDPVSAAHTETGKWIYGFLIGILTVIIRVVNPAYPEGIMLAILLMNVFAPLIDHYVVESNKKRRLKRATV; this is translated from the coding sequence ATGAATCCAATACAAAAATTCTTCGATAAAATTGAACCTCTTTTTGAGAAAGGGGGGAAATACGAGAAGTACTATACATTGTACGAAGGTCACAGAACTATTCTTTTCAGGCCTAAATTAGTTACAGGTAAAAAAGGTGTACAAGTTAGGGATGCTAACGACTTGAAGAGAACCATGATTACAGTAGTTATCGCCATGATTCCTTGTTTATTATTTGGAATCTGGAACATAGGTCATCAGCATTTTTTAGCAATAGGTGAAACAGCAACTTTTATCCAAAAAATTGGAATTGGTGCTATTCAAGCTATTCCAATTATTATTGTTTCCTATGCGGTAGGTCTTGGAACTGAATTTGCAGTTTGTGTTATCCGTAATCACCCTGTTAATGAAGGTTATTTGGTTACAGGTATGTTAATTGCATTAATTATGCCACCTAGTATCCCTTTATGGCAAGTGGCATTGGCTACAATTTTTGCTGTAATTATTGCTAAAGAGGTTTTTGGTGGAACAGGAATGAATGTTTTAAACGTAGCCTTAACAGCTAGAGCATTTTTATATTTTGCTTACCCTACCGATATTTCAGGTGAGGTTTGGACTTATTTAGGTGATGCTACTGCTGTTGATGGATACTCTGGAGCGACTGCTTTAGCTGTTGCTTACGATACAGCTTTAAACGGAACGGGTACTGTGATGGAATCGTTTTCAAGCTTCTGGGCTGAAGGGATGTATTCATTCAAGAATATGTTTATAGGAGCGATTCCTGGTTCCATAGGTGAGACTTCTACTTTAATGGTATTAATTGGAGCTGCAATCCTTATTGCTACAGGAGTTGGAAGCTGGAAAATTATTTTCAGTGTATTTGCTGGAGCTTGGTTAATGGGATTAGGTTTTAACGCTGTAGGATACAATGCTTTTATGGATATGCCAGCTCATTATCACTTAGTGATTGGTGGTTTAGCTTTCGGAGCAGTATTTATGGCAACTGATCCAGTATCGGCAGCCCATACAGAAACTGGTAAATGGATTTACGGATTCTTGATAGGTATATTAACTGTAATCATTAGAGTTGTTAACCCTGCTTATCCAGAAGGAATTATGCTAGCCATTCTTTTAATGAATGTGTTTGCTCCATTAATCGATCATTATGTTGTTGAATCTAATAAAAAGAGGAGGTTAAAACGTGCGACAGTCTAA
- the nqrC gene encoding NADH:ubiquinone reductase (Na(+)-transporting) subunit C, whose product MRQSNYYVILFSVILTVVLGGLLAATSEGLGPIQQKSIELDTKKQILGAVIEVTPEMDVIETYNKAIKSEVTDYEGNIVTENEKGEELVAEDVSVEKQYKKAPEERLYPVFKYYGKDGGEEIESYILPVYGSGLWDNIWGYIALDTEGKIIKGAVFAHAGETPGLGARITEDQVQARFEGKELYNDQGELVSVKMLKGESNPESKLDEHHVDGMSGATITGNGLNDMLKNYFKYYQSYFNKKGATATL is encoded by the coding sequence GTGCGACAGTCTAATTATTACGTAATATTATTTTCCGTCATACTAACAGTTGTATTGGGCGGATTATTGGCAGCTACGTCTGAAGGTTTAGGACCTATTCAGCAAAAGTCAATAGAGTTGGACACTAAAAAACAAATTTTGGGTGCTGTAATAGAAGTGACTCCTGAAATGGATGTCATTGAAACTTACAATAAAGCTATTAAATCTGAAGTAACAGATTATGAGGGCAATATTGTAACTGAAAATGAAAAAGGAGAAGAGCTAGTAGCTGAAGATGTAAGTGTTGAAAAACAATATAAAAAAGCACCGGAAGAAAGACTTTATCCTGTGTTCAAATATTATGGAAAAGATGGTGGAGAAGAAATAGAGTCTTATATCCTGCCTGTATATGGTAGTGGTCTTTGGGATAATATTTGGGGTTATATAGCCTTAGATACTGAAGGGAAAATCATTAAAGGGGCGGTTTTTGCTCACGCAGGAGAAACCCCAGGATTAGGAGCAAGAATTACCGAGGATCAAGTACAAGCAAGATTTGAAGGTAAAGAGCTTTATAATGATCAAGGCGAATTGGTATCTGTTAAAATGCTTAAAGGTGAAAGTAATCCTGAAAGTAAATTGGATGAGCATCATGTAGACGGAATGTCTGGAGCCACCATTACTGGTAATGGTCTAAATGACATGTTGAAAAATTATTTCAAATATTACCAATCATATTTTAACAAAAAAGGGGCTACTGCCACTTTATAA
- a CDS encoding NADH:ubiquinone reductase (Na(+)-transporting) subunit D: MSTETVDKPVKKDSEAFLSKRRKKIVTDPLNDDNPITIQVLGICSALAVTTQMKPTMVMSIAVIFVIVFSNLTISLIRKLIPNRVRIIVQLAVIATLVTLVNEVLQAFAYDMYKELSVFVGLIITNCIIMGRLEAFALANKPYDSILDGLGSGLGYAWIILAVAFFRELFGSGAIFGFEVFEAIGFSADGWVGFDYQANGIMVTPVGAFFILGLIIWVQRNKTGYVEN; this comes from the coding sequence ATGAGTACAGAAACTGTAGATAAACCGGTTAAAAAAGATTCGGAAGCTTTTCTTTCCAAAAGAAGGAAAAAGATTGTAACCGATCCGTTAAATGACGATAACCCGATTACCATTCAGGTATTGGGTATTTGTTCTGCTTTAGCAGTAACTACCCAAATGAAACCAACAATGGTAATGTCAATTGCGGTTATTTTTGTGATAGTTTTTTCAAACTTAACTATTTCATTAATAAGAAAATTGATTCCAAACCGTGTTAGGATTATTGTTCAATTGGCTGTTATTGCAACATTGGTAACTCTAGTAAATGAAGTATTGCAAGCTTTTGCTTACGATATGTATAAAGAATTAAGTGTATTCGTTGGTTTGATTATTACAAACTGTATCATTATGGGGCGTTTGGAAGCATTTGCTTTAGCTAATAAACCTTATGATTCAATTCTTGATGGTTTAGGAAGTGGTTTAGGATACGCTTGGATTATACTAGCTGTTGCTTTCTTTAGAGAGCTTTTTGGTTCGGGTGCAATATTTGGCTTCGAAGTATTTGAAGCTATTGGTTTCTCAGCAGATGGATGGGTTGGTTTTGACTACCAAGCTAATGGTATTATGGTAACTCCAGTTGGTGCCTTCTTTATATTGGGGCTTATTATCTGGGTTCAAAGAAATAAAACAGGATACGTAGAAAATTAA
- the nqrE gene encoding NADH:ubiquinone reductase (Na(+)-transporting) subunit E gives MDLINLGIKSIFIENMVFAYFLGMCSFLAVSKKVSTAFGLGLAVVFVLTITVPTNWFLAEYVLNEGALTWLSKDLATVDLSFLSFIMYIAVIASMVQLVEMVIEKTSPALYGSLGIFLPLIAVNCAILGSSLFMAQREYGLAESAVYGFSSGIGWFLAIIALAAIRERLKYSNVPDGLKGLGITMLITGLMGIAFMSFMGISI, from the coding sequence ATGGATTTAATTAATTTAGGAATAAAATCAATTTTTATAGAGAACATGGTTTTCGCCTATTTCTTAGGTATGTGTTCTTTTTTGGCGGTTTCTAAAAAGGTAAGCACTGCTTTCGGTTTAGGATTAGCTGTTGTTTTCGTTTTGACTATCACAGTTCCAACTAACTGGTTCTTGGCAGAGTATGTATTAAATGAAGGAGCGCTTACATGGTTAAGTAAAGATTTAGCAACAGTAGATTTAAGCTTCTTAAGCTTTATCATGTATATCGCTGTGATTGCATCAATGGTGCAATTAGTTGAGATGGTAATTGAAAAAACATCACCAGCTCTTTACGGTTCTTTAGGTATATTTTTACCATTGATTGCTGTTAACTGTGCGATTTTAGGTTCATCCTTATTCATGGCGCAAAGAGAGTATGGATTAGCTGAATCTGCTGTTTATGGCTTCTCTTCAGGAATTGGATGGTTCTTAGCAATTATTGCTCTAGCAGCTATTCGCGAAAGATTAAAATACTCTAATGTTCCTGATGGATTAAAAGGATTGGGCATTACAATGTTAATCACTGGCTTGATGGGTATTGCATTTATGTCTTTTATGGGGATTTCAATTTAA
- a CDS encoding DUF502 domain-containing protein, translating into MRQRILTKIASYFFRGLLFVAPIAFTLLVIQAVFNWLDGLLPVDFPGLGILILVSAIIGVGYLGSTYFMKPFFELFEQIITKIPFLSLIYNSIKDLVGAFVGDKKKFNEPVMVQFDEAGKIFKPGFITQSDLTKVGLEGFSSVYMPHSYNFSGNIIIVKNELVHAWDVNSTNAMKFIVSGGVSGFEDM; encoded by the coding sequence ATGAGACAAAGGATTCTTACAAAAATTGCAAGTTATTTTTTCAGGGGATTATTATTCGTAGCGCCTATTGCCTTTACTCTTTTAGTAATACAAGCGGTCTTTAATTGGCTTGATGGGTTGTTACCTGTTGATTTTCCAGGGCTTGGGATATTAATTCTGGTATCAGCAATAATTGGAGTGGGCTATTTAGGAAGCACCTATTTTATGAAGCCCTTTTTCGAGTTGTTTGAACAAATTATAACAAAGATTCCTTTTCTAAGTTTGATATATAACTCTATAAAAGATCTTGTTGGAGCATTTGTAGGTGATAAAAAGAAATTTAATGAACCCGTCATGGTGCAATTTGATGAAGCGGGTAAAATATTTAAACCAGGATTTATTACTCAAAGTGATTTAACTAAGGTCGGATTGGAAGGTTTTTCTTCTGTTTATATGCCACATTCCTATAATTTTTCAGGAAATATTATAATCGTTAAAAATGAGTTGGTTCATGCATGGGATGTTAATAGTACTAATGCAATGAAATTTATTGTTTCTGGAGGCGTGAGCGGTTTTGAAGATATGTAA